The proteins below come from a single Tigriopus californicus strain San Diego chromosome 3, Tcal_SD_v2.1, whole genome shotgun sequence genomic window:
- the LOC131878163 gene encoding uncharacterized protein LOC131878163 — MEHRHLAGIQWWPALVILAFMGTQGVLCAAVALPEAEPLPLAFAEPEALPQASPWPEPIPMPWAFPDSDPEPLAASSTGGGCGPPRLSSPWPNITASHGQPFKLSCPLDTRNSCLIDRVEWYFSAQNPGVPSSGIETRRKLLKHMALAFDPLMLYFPSVSQEHSGWYTCMVGNTQGMSEASSFLDVRHRRGTRRRFQSRPSQAVPQRQQQQRVVQVVPTQTQSQISESREETESQNGVQSRFSVYARFRGDRGFRNPNQAAPQALQRRDPIQSRNNDRNKPVESVDQTHEQGLDAVHQHLRYIYDKVDQIDNQMTNIEQRISRLERN, encoded by the exons ATGGAGCATCGTCATCTCGCTGGAATCCAGTGGTGGCCTGCACTGGTTATTTTGGCGTTCATGGGAACACAAGGAGTTCTTTGTGCGGCAGTAGCACTGCCTGAAGCTGAACCTTTACCCCTTGCTTTTGCCGAGCCTGAGGCCCTTCCTCAAGCCTCTCCTTGGCCTGAGCCCATTCCAATGCCTTGGGCGTTTCCGGACTCGGATCCTGAGCCACTAGCT GCATCTTCGACTGGTGGAGGCTGTGGACCTCCGAGGCTGAGCTCGCCCTGGCCGAACATCACGGCGTCTCATGGGCAGCCTTTTAAACTTTCTTGCCCACTTGACACTCGGAACTCTTGTCTCATTGACCGAGTGGAGTGGTACTTTAGTGCGCAGAATCCAGGCGTTCCATCGAGCGGAATCGAGACCCGTCGTAAACTACTGAAGCACATGGCCCTGGCTTTTGATCCCTTGATGCTCTACTTTCCCTCAGTGTCCCAGGAACACTCGGGTTGGTACACCTGCATGGTTGGCAACACTCAAGGAATGTCCGAGGCTTCTTCGTTCTTGGATGTGAGGCACAGGCGAGGAACAAGACGGCGGTTCCAATCCCGACCTTCGCAAGCGGTACCACAGCGCCAGCAGCAACAAAGG GTTGTGCAGGTTGTTCCAACCCAAACCCAGTCACAGATCTCTGAATCGAGAGAAGAAACCGAATCTCAGAACGGGGTCCAATCGCGTTTCTCGGTCTATGCTCGTTTCCGTGGAGATCGAGGCTTTCGAAATCCAAACCAAGCCGCACCTCAAGCTCTTCAACGCcgagatccaatccaatcgcGAAATAATGACCGGAACAAGCCAGTGGAATCAGTTGACCAGACCCATGAGCAAGGCCTCGATGCTGTGCATCAACACTTACGCTACATCTATGACAAAGTGGACCAGATTGACAACCAGATGACAAATATTGAGCAAAGAATCTCCAGGCTTGAGAGGAATTGA